The proteins below are encoded in one region of uncultured Eubacteriales bacterium:
- a CDS encoding exported hypothetical protein (Evidence 5 : No homology to any previously reported sequences): MNSTIAAMPSPLPSVSYPQAARSISHVSMQIAKVVHYEKSAIPEGEYSAFAVPPGVSYRATNWFSNSILSFKILWYSIQISESDCK; encoded by the coding sequence TTGAACTCAACGATCGCTGCCATGCCTTCTCCACTCCCATCCGTTTCCTATCCCCAAGCTGCGCGCTCTATTTCTCATGTATCAATGCAAATCGCTAAAGTGGTACATTATGAAAAAAGCGCGATTCCGGAAGGGGAATACAGCGCCTTTGCCGTTCCGCCCGGTGTCTCCTACCGAGCCACCAACTGGTTTTCAAACTCCATTTTGTCTTTTAAAATATTATGGTATAGTATACAAATCTCTGAAAGCGATTGTAAATGA
- the dppD gene encoding dipeptide transporter; ATP-binding component of ABC superfamily (Evidence 2a : Function of homologous gene experimentally demonstrated in an other organism; PubMedId : 7536291; Product type t : transporter) encodes MAAIVEFKNYSMGFKDDDGKVFNLLDQLCLRVEEGRALGVVGESGCGKSMTSLSLMRLLPDAATVQGGEILLEGKNLLDMSESEMEHVRGNKLAMIFQEPMTALNPVLTVGQQIGESLRLHHPELKPGEIRARVLQALTDVGIAAPETRMEQYPHEFSGGMRQRVMIAMAIINHPTLLIADEPTTALDVTIQAQILDIMRRLKGASGSLMVITHNLGVVAEICDEVAVMYAGRAIERGTLKAIFDHPLHPYTRGLMASVPTMRSEKKPLHTIPGSVPTVYDFSPGCRFADRCEQCSERCRQEVPPVKRVGEDHLVQCWLNFDGEVGGDD; translated from the coding sequence ATGGCAGCGATCGTTGAGTTCAAAAACTATAGCATGGGCTTTAAGGACGACGACGGCAAGGTATTTAACCTCTTGGACCAGTTGTGTCTCAGGGTGGAGGAGGGCAGGGCCCTGGGTGTAGTCGGGGAGTCCGGCTGCGGAAAGAGCATGACCAGTCTGTCCCTTATGCGTCTTCTGCCCGACGCCGCTACCGTCCAGGGCGGAGAAATCCTGCTCGAGGGGAAAAACCTGCTGGATATGTCCGAGAGCGAAATGGAACACGTCCGGGGTAATAAGCTTGCTATGATCTTTCAGGAGCCCATGACCGCGCTCAACCCGGTGCTCACCGTAGGGCAGCAGATCGGCGAGAGCCTGCGTCTGCACCACCCCGAACTGAAACCGGGTGAAATCAGGGCACGGGTTCTTCAAGCGCTGACCGATGTGGGCATCGCCGCCCCGGAGACCAGGATGGAGCAGTACCCCCATGAGTTTTCCGGCGGCATGCGTCAGCGCGTGATGATTGCTATGGCGATCATCAACCACCCCACGCTGCTCATCGCGGACGAACCTACCACGGCCCTGGACGTGACCATCCAGGCCCAGATTCTCGACATCATGCGCAGACTAAAAGGTGCCTCCGGCAGCCTGATGGTGATTACCCATAACCTGGGCGTGGTGGCCGAGATCTGTGACGAAGTGGCCGTGATGTACGCTGGGCGTGCCATTGAGCGGGGGACGCTGAAGGCCATTTTCGATCACCCCCTTCACCCTTATACCAGGGGGCTGATGGCCTCAGTCCCGACGATGCGCAGCGAGAAGAAACCCCTTCACACCATTCCAGGCTCGGTGCCCACCGTGTATGATTTTAGCCCCGGCTGCCGTTTCGCGGACCGCTGTGAGCAATGTTCGGAGCGGTGCCGTCAGGAGGTCCCGCCGGTCAAGCGGGTGGGGGAGGACCATCTGGTCCAGTGCTGGCTGAATTTTGATGGGGAGGTGGGGGGAGATGACTGA
- a CDS encoding putative Regulatory protein YeiL (Evidence 3 : Function proposed based on presence of conserved amino acid motif, structural feature or limited homology) has product MRQVHDPALLRSYIDRYNLQDRFSLDLSSAATLFCYEEDELISQMGDQFDHILILVEGECMAYVLTGTDKIHCESHYRGLNIMGMTSVLWEEPNINSLRTITPCTCLAIPASLYRDALLNDVRFLRAAVRSLASHVRKSAAHFEPLETRLAAFILEMEQEGLFRYNLTLCADLLETSYRHLLRTLRTFCDMGLLQKRGKACYEIIDRTQLELLQTGDSISGVQPPRPL; this is encoded by the coding sequence ATGCGGCAGGTACATGACCCGGCTCTGCTCAGGAGCTACATTGATCGATACAACCTGCAGGACCGGTTCTCTCTTGATCTGTCCAGTGCCGCCACCCTGTTCTGCTATGAGGAGGACGAGCTCATCAGCCAGATGGGGGATCAGTTTGACCACATCCTCATCCTGGTGGAGGGGGAGTGCATGGCCTATGTGCTCACCGGGACCGACAAGATCCACTGCGAGTCTCACTACAGGGGTCTCAACATCATGGGTATGACGTCTGTTTTATGGGAGGAACCCAATATCAACAGCCTCCGGACCATTACGCCGTGTACTTGTCTGGCTATTCCCGCCAGCCTTTACCGGGACGCACTGCTCAACGATGTGCGTTTCCTCCGTGCCGCTGTGCGCTCTCTCGCGTCTCATGTGAGGAAGAGCGCGGCCCATTTCGAGCCGCTGGAGACCCGACTGGCAGCCTTCATTCTGGAGATGGAACAGGAGGGCCTGTTCCGCTATAACCTGACCCTGTGCGCCGACCTGCTGGAGACCAGCTACCGCCACCTGCTGCGCACCCTGCGCACTTTCTGTGATATGGGCTTATTGCAAAAGCGGGGGAAAGCCTGCTATGAAATCATAGACCGAACCCAGCTGGAGCTTTTGCAGACAGGGGACTCCATCAGCGGCGTACAGCCGCCAAGGCCGCTTTGA